The window AAAATGGAAGAATCTTTCATTAACTTGTGGAAGTTGAGAACGTTCAATGAATTGATCTTGATGTGTGTAAGGAAGACTTACAATTGGGTCGGACCCTTCAAGGTCCCATCGTTTGAATACCGGAGGACGCGATATAAAACAACCGTTTTCGTCGTCTGATCTGAATATTTCACTCCAAGTAGCCATGAAATGCCAGAATGACGTACCGTCGGCTACAAGATGGTTAACCGAGCCACCGATGAAGATCCCATCGGTCAGCTCGGTTACCTGAATTGACAACAAAGGTAACGTATGACCATCGTGGTTTATAGCGTCATTAAGATCGAAGAACGAATGAACAAGTAATGGTACTTCGACAGGGTTAAGTACATCGGATATATTAGCGTCGGCTTTGGCGTATATAAACTTGACACCCGGGCTGTTTTTGGGGTCAATATAGATAACATAAGACGGTGGGTTTGTTTGTTTTCGAGTGGCTAAACGGGCTGCGAGTGGATAAAAATGGGTGAGGGTCGCGGAGAGGGTGTGCTGTAGTTTGTCCAAGAAATCGGTTATCGAAAAATGTAGATTTGCGGATGGTGATGGTTTAGCGAAAAGTAGACCTTTTTGGCTATAGTTGGCGTTGAGGAAAACAAGCTCAAAAGGTGTGAAGTAGATCGGTTGCTTTGCATCTGGTGAGAGATCGGGTAATGGTTTCACTAAGCATTCCGATATAAGCTTTACCGACGGTGAAGTCATAGGAAAATAATTTATAAGGAAAGGTATATGTTGTGTACCAAAAAATGTGTGGCTTAAATTCGTAAACAATGAGGATAATATAGGAAGggctagatttttttttttttttttgtagtgaATTCTAATTCTAAAATTAGATATCCTATCTATACTGTTActataatataaatatatctaaaataataatttcataaataaagattatttaaatttttaaaaaaatcaaaaataaaaaaaattctaaaCTCCCCataatgatgtcattaaaataattaattattttttaataaaaatattaacatgttaattgtataatatatgaagtatGTACAACCTTGTGATAAAATACCCCCATGaccatatgtataatatttgaaatattatgtacaaccttatagtaaaacactctcatgactatatgtaaaatatttgaaacattatgtacaactttgTGATAAAACACCccaatgaccatatgtacaaattttaaaacaaattgtacaatcttttacaaaatacACCATGAACACATGtataaactttgaagcatattgtacaaccttcatataataattgtactttagttttttaaaaaaaattaaagagacatttgttattactaataattattattaaaaatataaataatcaatTTTAtagcaaacattattattattattattcaaatatgagttctctttacgggattaattacgttacatatctaATCGAAATACATGTCTCGATAAAATATTGTAATGTAGCTTTCAtgacaagaaaaataataatt of the Rutidosis leptorrhynchoides isolate AG116_Rl617_1_P2 chromosome 5, CSIRO_AGI_Rlap_v1, whole genome shotgun sequence genome contains:
- the LOC139847253 gene encoding uncharacterized acetyltransferase At3g50280-like, translated to MTSPSVKLISECLVKPLPDLSPDAKQPIYFTPFELVFLNANYSQKGLLFAKPSPSANLHFSITDFLDKLQHTLSATLTHFYPLAARLATRKQTNPPSYVIYIDPKNSPGVKFIYAKADANISDVLNPVEVPLLVHSFFDLNDAINHDGHTLPLLSIQVTELTDGIFIGGSVNHLVADGTSFWHFMATWSEIFRSDDENGCFISRPPVFKRWDLEGSDPIVSLPYTHQDQFIERSQLPQVNERFFHFSPGSVSRLKEKANFESNMNNISSLQAVAALIWRCVTRVRRQGRNSETVCRLVVNNRRKMNPALPDDYFGNLIGTVMEKVTVEDLLTHDLGWAALKLHEMVKNYDDESVKKWVESWVENPVVYKMSGQMFSNVVHIGSSPRFDMYGCEFGLGKAVAARSGFVNKGDGKMTLYPGREGGGSMDVEVCLLPECMMDLECDEEFISALKS